In Vicinamibacteria bacterium, a genomic segment contains:
- the msrA gene encoding peptide-methionine (S)-S-oxide reductase MsrA: VVPYESLLKVFWEGHDPTQGMRQGNDVGTQYRSGIYSFSNEQRKAAEKSRAAYQNKLGEAGYGPITTEILDAPTFYYAEEYHQQYLAKNPGGYCGLGGTGVSCPTGLEVEA, from the coding sequence GGTCGTCCCCTACGAGTCTCTCCTGAAGGTCTTCTGGGAGGGTCACGATCCCACCCAGGGAATGCGTCAGGGAAACGACGTCGGCACCCAGTACCGCTCCGGGATCTACTCGTTCTCGAATGAACAGAGAAAGGCCGCCGAGAAGTCGCGTGCCGCTTATCAGAACAAGCTCGGCGAGGCCGGCTATGGCCCGATCACGACCGAGATCCTCGACGCTCCGACCTTCTACTATGCCGAGGAGTACCACCAGCAGTATCTCGCCAAGAATCCCGGAGGTTACTGCGGTCTCGGCGGGACGGGGGTCTCTTGTCCCACCGGGCTCGAGGTCGAGGCGTAG
- a CDS encoding gamma-glutamyl-gamma-aminobutyrate hydrolase family protein (Members of this family of hydrolases with an active site Cys residue belong to MEROPS family C26.), with translation MTSPLIGIGTSFSNGVQRQRRAYADAVVRAGGLPVLLPVLEDAAGALDLAKRLDGLVIPGGPGITRGTDGALPAGLPETPPGRLRFDEAIARAFIAANKPVLGICYGMQLLNTLFGGTLYADVERELEGALVHSEKRGASEHPIAIDRESVLFDLIGKTELLVNSRHFQAVRHVGSNFRISARAPDGVVEGIESGDGRLMGVQFHPESMGPSAWGLFAHLIERA, from the coding sequence GTGACGTCCCCTCTCATCGGTATCGGTACATCTTTTTCGAACGGCGTCCAACGACAGCGCCGTGCCTATGCCGACGCCGTCGTGCGAGCCGGTGGGCTTCCGGTGTTGCTTCCCGTGCTCGAGGACGCCGCCGGTGCCTTGGATCTGGCGAAACGTCTGGATGGACTCGTCATTCCCGGTGGACCGGGCATAACGAGAGGCACCGATGGCGCGCTTCCGGCAGGACTCCCGGAGACGCCGCCTGGGCGCCTGCGCTTCGACGAGGCGATTGCGCGAGCCTTCATCGCGGCGAACAAACCCGTTCTGGGAATCTGCTACGGAATGCAGCTGCTGAACACCCTATTCGGAGGCACCCTCTATGCCGATGTCGAGCGAGAGCTCGAGGGTGCTCTCGTCCACAGCGAAAAGCGCGGCGCCTCGGAGCATCCCATCGCCATCGACCGGGAGAGCGTCCTATTCGATCTCATCGGCAAAACCGAGCTCCTGGTGAACAGCCGTCACTTTCAGGCCGTTCGTCACGTGGGCTCCAACTTCCGCATCTCGGCGAGGGCGCCCGACGGTGTCGTCGAAGGGATCGAAAGCGGAGACGGCCGCCTCATGGGGGTGCAGTTTCACCCGGAGTCCATGGGGCCTTCGGCATGGGGATTGTTCGCCCACCTGATCGAGCGCGCGTGA
- a CDS encoding CocE/NonD family hydrolase: MRIVTSFPRPVRVIENTWIPLSDGTHLAARLWLPEDAEARPVPAILEYIPYRKRDRTRERDEPMHHYFAGHGYASVRVDLRGTGDSQGILLDEYHRQEIEDALDVMRFLAEQSWCTGNIGMMGKSWGGFNALQVAARRPPELGAILTVCASDDRYADDAHYMGGCLLNENLVWGSALFTLAALPPDPEIVGAEWKELWRKRLEGLAPFAERWLLHPHRDAYWEHGSVCEDYGAISCPVYAVGGWADAYTNAIPRLMEGLSSPRKGLVGPWAHVYPHNGVPGRPIGFLQEALRWWDRWLKAIDTGIMDEPIYRVWMPGNEIRPGRWIAESVWPSTNIEPARFRFDEERIITSQHVAGSASGSWCAFGAEGEFPTDQRPDDDISAVFDLPPLRETVEILGAPTVRLRLRSDRPVAMLAARLNDVSPDGSSRRVTYGLLNLTHHASHQNPTPLAPGKCYDVELRLNHVAHSFAPGHKARLALSTTYWPIAWPSPAPVTLVIQQVDIELPIRRFVSSDEALAAFELPESAPEAQTTDLDPEITVKSVERDAETGEIRYTLTTALTSERRPALTRVDATRVEHGHSIIERFRIVDGDPLSAAAEVSHHAVLRREDWNIRVETRHRLTSDERHFFVEAEIEALEDERQMFARKWKRKIQRKLV, from the coding sequence ATGCGAATCGTAACCTCTTTTCCACGACCCGTCAGGGTGATCGAGAACACCTGGATCCCTCTCTCCGACGGAACGCATCTCGCGGCTCGCCTGTGGCTTCCCGAGGATGCCGAGGCGCGCCCGGTTCCCGCCATCCTCGAGTACATTCCCTATCGCAAGAGAGATCGGACGCGCGAGCGGGACGAACCGATGCATCATTATTTCGCCGGGCATGGGTACGCTTCCGTCCGGGTCGACCTGCGCGGGACGGGCGACTCACAGGGCATTCTCCTCGACGAATACCACAGACAGGAGATCGAAGACGCCCTGGACGTCATGAGATTTCTGGCGGAGCAGTCCTGGTGCACGGGGAATATCGGCATGATGGGCAAGTCCTGGGGCGGGTTCAATGCTCTCCAGGTCGCCGCGCGCCGCCCTCCCGAGCTCGGCGCTATCCTCACCGTCTGCGCCTCGGATGACCGTTACGCCGATGACGCGCATTACATGGGAGGGTGTCTTCTCAACGAGAACCTCGTCTGGGGCTCGGCGCTGTTCACCCTCGCCGCCCTTCCCCCCGATCCCGAGATCGTGGGTGCGGAGTGGAAAGAGCTGTGGAGAAAACGACTCGAAGGGCTGGCTCCGTTTGCCGAGAGGTGGCTTCTCCACCCACACCGAGACGCCTACTGGGAGCACGGTTCCGTGTGCGAGGACTATGGCGCCATCAGCTGCCCGGTCTACGCCGTGGGGGGTTGGGCCGACGCCTACACGAACGCCATCCCCCGCTTGATGGAGGGCCTCTCGAGCCCACGCAAGGGCCTCGTGGGTCCGTGGGCTCACGTCTATCCGCACAACGGCGTTCCCGGACGGCCGATCGGGTTCTTGCAGGAAGCTCTTCGCTGGTGGGACCGGTGGTTGAAGGCGATCGATACCGGCATCATGGACGAGCCGATCTATCGCGTTTGGATGCCGGGAAACGAGATCCGGCCCGGTCGCTGGATCGCCGAATCGGTTTGGCCGTCGACGAACATCGAGCCAGCGCGGTTCCGTTTCGATGAAGAGCGGATCATCACCTCGCAGCATGTCGCCGGAAGCGCCTCGGGGAGCTGGTGCGCGTTCGGAGCCGAAGGGGAGTTTCCAACCGATCAGCGACCCGACGACGATATCTCAGCGGTCTTCGATCTGCCTCCCCTTCGGGAAACGGTCGAGATCCTGGGCGCTCCCACGGTGCGTTTACGGCTGAGAAGCGACCGGCCCGTGGCCATGTTGGCCGCCCGGCTCAATGACGTTTCACCCGATGGCTCATCTCGACGGGTGACCTACGGCCTTCTCAATCTCACCCACCACGCCAGTCACCAGAATCCCACGCCTCTCGCTCCAGGAAAGTGCTACGATGTCGAGCTTCGTCTCAACCACGTCGCCCATTCCTTCGCCCCGGGTCACAAGGCTCGACTCGCACTCTCCACGACCTATTGGCCGATCGCATGGCCATCGCCCGCGCCCGTTACTCTCGTGATTCAGCAGGTCGATATCGAGCTACCGATCCGTCGCTTCGTTTCTTCCGACGAGGCCCTCGCCGCGTTCGAGCTACCGGAGAGCGCTCCCGAAGCGCAAACCACGGATCTCGATCCCGAGATTACCGTCAAAAGCGTCGAGCGGGACGCCGAGACGGGAGAAATACGGTACACATTGACGACGGCTCTGACCTCGGAGCGCCGGCCCGCACTCACGAGGGTCGACGCCACGCGAGTCGAGCACGGCCACTCAATCATCGAGCGATTCCGGATCGTGGATGGCGACCCTCTTTCCGCAGCGGCGGAAGTCTCGCACCACGCGGTTCTGAGGCGTGAGGATTGGAACATACGCGTCGAGACGCGGCACCGGCTGACGAGCGACGAGCGTCATTTTTTCGTCGAGGCCGAGATCGAGGCCCTCGAGGACGAACGGCAAATGTTTGCCCGGAAGTGGAAACGAAAGATCCAGCGAAAGCTCGTGTGA
- a CDS encoding ATP-grasp domain-containing protein, with product MESKKRVLVAFPTEWDVRQLAACRESWESRYEVEFAQPSDEECSWDFDVPGFIRRTVEEKRTRIRGVFSSSDYPGATAAAAIATGLGLPGPRPADVIRASHKYYSRIVQREAAPTATPWFALVDPALPEGEPPGIGFPCFLKPVKGAFSVMSKKIDDASELEAFLARPAVIEFLSDYVFIFNRLVSELTDFEINGSYFIAEELLKGKQVTLEGFVGSRGVVRLGIVDSVRHPKTKSFVRFEYPTNLPRRVQERMWEVAESVIERLGLVNTLFNVEFMYHAERDRVSIVEVNPRMCGQFADLYEKVDGVNSYEIALLLASGQSPSVPQLEGAYRVAASFPLRIFEPSRVVHAPSADEIAAAESKFEKTLVWSECATGDALDDFESIEDGKSARYAIVNLGADKHERLLARFDEVKNALGYRFETCPPRTRPKSSDSA from the coding sequence GTGGAATCTAAGAAGAGAGTTCTCGTCGCCTTTCCCACGGAGTGGGACGTTCGCCAGCTCGCGGCCTGTCGTGAATCCTGGGAATCTCGTTACGAAGTGGAGTTCGCCCAGCCTTCTGACGAGGAATGCAGCTGGGATTTCGACGTGCCCGGGTTCATCCGTCGGACCGTCGAAGAGAAAAGGACGAGGATCCGCGGAGTATTCAGCTCGAGCGACTATCCCGGTGCCACCGCCGCCGCAGCGATCGCGACCGGACTCGGGCTTCCCGGCCCTCGACCCGCGGATGTAATCCGCGCCTCCCACAAGTACTACTCTCGAATCGTTCAGCGCGAGGCCGCTCCCACGGCAACCCCCTGGTTCGCCCTCGTCGACCCCGCGCTTCCCGAAGGCGAACCTCCGGGGATTGGCTTTCCGTGCTTTCTCAAACCGGTAAAGGGAGCTTTCTCGGTGATGTCGAAGAAGATCGACGACGCCTCCGAGCTCGAGGCTTTTCTGGCGCGGCCCGCGGTGATCGAGTTTCTCTCGGACTACGTGTTCATCTTCAATCGCCTCGTTTCCGAGCTGACGGATTTCGAGATCAATGGAAGCTACTTCATTGCCGAGGAGCTTCTGAAGGGAAAGCAGGTCACGCTCGAAGGATTCGTTGGCTCCAGGGGGGTGGTGAGGCTGGGGATCGTGGATTCGGTACGCCACCCCAAGACCAAGAGCTTCGTGCGTTTCGAATATCCGACGAACCTTCCGCGACGGGTTCAGGAACGGATGTGGGAGGTGGCGGAGTCGGTCATCGAACGGCTCGGGCTGGTGAATACCCTGTTCAACGTGGAGTTCATGTACCACGCGGAGCGGGATCGAGTGTCGATTGTCGAGGTGAACCCACGGATGTGCGGGCAGTTCGCCGATCTCTACGAAAAAGTAGATGGGGTCAACTCCTACGAGATCGCCCTCCTGCTTGCATCGGGGCAGAGTCCTTCGGTGCCCCAGCTCGAAGGGGCTTATCGGGTCGCGGCTAGCTTTCCGCTCCGGATATTCGAGCCTTCCCGTGTCGTCCACGCACCGTCCGCCGACGAGATCGCGGCGGCGGAGTCGAAGTTCGAAAAGACCCTCGTCTGGTCGGAATGTGCTACCGGGGACGCGCTCGACGATTTCGAGAGCATCGAGGATGGGAAGAGCGCGCGCTATGCCATCGTGAACCTCGGTGCCGACAAGCACGAGCGCCTCCTCGCTCGTTTCGACGAGGTGAAGAACGCTCTTGGATATCGCTTCGAGACCTGCCCGCCGAGAACGCGGCCAAAAAGCTCGGACAGCGCTTGA